A single region of the Paraburkholderia sprentiae WSM5005 genome encodes:
- a CDS encoding CobD/CbiB family protein: MTFFSVLLALIIEQVRALSPNNPVSALLQYHAESAAHGFDAGKQRHGLLAWLVVVVPWTLAVALVYYVLYQIHFMLAFLWNVVVLYFTLGFRQFSHYFTDIHLALNNDDVPRAREILNEWTGLETVDMPVGEIVRHTLIHAVVASHRHVFGVFFWFLIPVGPAGAVLYRCAEYLARAWARPADDRTIAFSSFAQRAFFVIDWIPARLTSLGFAIVGNFEDAIYAWRNHARQWPDTNDGVLLAAGSGALGARLAGPLAEPSSLDALATGDGGPLQVGDDCTPRTLQSAVGLVWRAVVLWMILLLMLTIAVWLA; encoded by the coding sequence ATGACTTTTTTCTCCGTATTGCTGGCTCTGATCATTGAACAGGTACGCGCGCTGTCGCCGAACAATCCGGTGTCCGCGTTGCTTCAATACCATGCGGAGTCGGCGGCGCACGGATTCGATGCCGGCAAGCAACGCCACGGTCTGCTCGCGTGGCTCGTCGTGGTGGTGCCTTGGACGCTCGCGGTCGCGCTCGTCTACTACGTGCTGTATCAGATTCATTTCATGCTCGCGTTCCTGTGGAACGTCGTGGTGTTGTACTTCACGCTCGGCTTCAGACAGTTCAGCCATTACTTCACCGACATCCATCTTGCATTGAACAACGACGACGTGCCCCGCGCGCGCGAAATTCTGAACGAATGGACCGGGCTCGAGACTGTCGACATGCCGGTCGGCGAGATCGTGCGTCACACGTTGATCCATGCGGTGGTCGCGTCGCACCGCCATGTGTTCGGCGTGTTCTTCTGGTTCCTGATTCCGGTCGGTCCCGCCGGCGCGGTGCTGTACCGTTGCGCGGAATACCTCGCGCGCGCATGGGCGCGGCCGGCCGACGACCGCACCATTGCGTTTTCAAGTTTCGCGCAGCGCGCGTTCTTCGTGATCGACTGGATACCGGCGCGGCTGACCTCGCTGGGCTTTGCGATCGTCGGCAATTTCGAGGATGCGATTTACGCATGGCGCAACCATGCGCGGCAGTGGCCCGATACCAACGACGGCGTGTTACTCGCCGCGGGCAGCGGCGCGCTCGGCGCACGCCTGGCCGGACCCCTCGCGGAGCCGTCGAGCCTCGACGCACTCGCCACCGGCGACGGCGGCCCGCTGCAGGTCGGCGACGACTGCACGCCGCGCACGCTGCAGTCGGCGGTGGGGCTCGTGTGGCGCGCGGTCGTGCTGTGGATGATCCTGCTGTTGATGCTGACCATCGCAGTCTGGCTCGCGTGA
- a CDS encoding NUDIX hydrolase — protein MIRPVFEPETLPVIATGADLPPVAGERLTPDALRARFERQLAWTPEKIADAPWRNTDLDPRVAAVLVPLVVRARGLTVLLTQRADHLNDHAGQVSFPGGRQEPFDADATATALREAHEEVGLDASRVEVLGALPDYLTGTGFRVSPIIALVHPPFSLEIDTLEVAEVFEVPLAFLMDPANHEERLLRYEGGERRFFAMPYPRGELTVAPEAAEQRGGQRTRTATPAAAQGGHHFIWGATAAMLRNLYRFLAA, from the coding sequence TTGATCCGCCCCGTCTTTGAGCCCGAAACTTTGCCTGTCATCGCGACGGGCGCCGATCTGCCACCGGTCGCGGGCGAGCGTCTAACGCCCGATGCGCTGCGAGCCCGCTTCGAACGGCAGCTCGCCTGGACGCCAGAGAAAATTGCCGATGCGCCGTGGCGCAATACCGACCTCGATCCGCGCGTGGCCGCAGTGCTGGTGCCACTCGTCGTGCGTGCGCGCGGCCTTACCGTATTGCTCACGCAGCGCGCTGACCATCTGAACGATCATGCGGGCCAGGTGAGTTTCCCCGGCGGCCGCCAGGAACCGTTCGACGCCGATGCGACCGCCACGGCGCTGCGCGAAGCGCATGAAGAGGTTGGCCTCGACGCGTCGCGCGTCGAAGTTCTCGGCGCCTTGCCCGACTATCTGACCGGCACCGGCTTTCGCGTGTCCCCGATCATCGCGCTTGTGCACCCGCCATTCTCGCTGGAGATCGATACGCTCGAAGTGGCCGAGGTGTTCGAAGTGCCGCTCGCGTTTCTGATGGACCCGGCCAACCATGAAGAGCGCCTGTTGCGCTACGAGGGCGGCGAGCGCCGCTTCTTCGCGATGCCGTATCCGCGCGGCGAATTGACGGTGGCTCCGGAAGCCGCCGAGCAGCGCGGCGGGCAACGCACGCGAACAGCCACGCCAGCAGCCGCGCAAGGCGGCCATCATTTCATCTGGGGCGCGACGGCCGCGATGCTGCGCAACCTGTACCGCTTTCTTGCCGCATGA
- the rplS gene encoding 50S ribosomal protein L19, translating to MNLIAKLEQEEIARVLGEKTIPDFGPGDTVIVSVNVVEGTRKRVQAYEGVVIAKRNRGLNSSFIVRKISSGEGVERTFQTYSPLLASIVVKRRGDVRRAKLYYLRERSGKSARIKEKLVYKDRAAS from the coding sequence ATGAATCTGATTGCAAAACTCGAGCAGGAAGAAATCGCGCGCGTTCTCGGCGAAAAGACCATTCCGGATTTCGGTCCGGGCGATACGGTCATCGTCAGCGTGAACGTGGTTGAAGGCACGCGTAAGCGTGTGCAGGCTTACGAAGGCGTCGTGATCGCCAAGCGTAACCGTGGTCTGAATTCGTCGTTCATCGTCCGCAAGATTTCGTCGGGCGAAGGCGTCGAGCGTACGTTCCAGACGTATTCGCCGCTGCTGGCAAGCATCGTCGTCAAGCGTCGCGGCGATGTGCGTCGTGCGAAGCTGTACTATCTGCGCGAGCGTTCGGGCAAGTCGGCTCGAATCAAGGAAAAGCTGGTCTACAAGGACCGCGCTGCTTCCTAA
- the trmD gene encoding tRNA (guanosine(37)-N1)-methyltransferase TrmD, whose product MQFDVVTLFPEMFRALIDWGITSRAAKQQRYELRTWNPRDFTTDNYRTIDDRPYGGGPGMVMLARPLEDAIRAAKAAQLEQGIGASRVVMMSPQGATLNHERVMKFAAEPGLILLCGRYEAVDQRLLDRVVDEEVSLGDFVLSGGELPAMALMDAVVRQLPGVLNDSQSAVQDSFADVVLDCPHYTRPEEYEGVRVPDVLLGGHHAEIEAWRRREALRNTLNKRPDLIVKARKNRMLSRADEAWLASLAKEEPKA is encoded by the coding sequence ATGCAGTTCGATGTCGTGACGCTCTTTCCCGAAATGTTTCGCGCGCTGATCGACTGGGGTATCACCAGCCGGGCCGCGAAGCAGCAGCGCTATGAGTTGCGTACGTGGAATCCACGCGATTTCACGACCGACAACTACCGCACAATCGACGATCGCCCGTACGGCGGCGGCCCCGGGATGGTCATGTTGGCCCGGCCGCTGGAAGACGCGATCAGGGCCGCGAAAGCAGCGCAGTTGGAGCAGGGCATCGGCGCCTCGCGCGTCGTGATGATGTCACCGCAAGGCGCCACTCTGAATCACGAGCGCGTGATGAAGTTCGCGGCCGAACCCGGTCTCATCCTGTTGTGTGGGCGTTACGAAGCGGTCGACCAGCGTCTCCTCGACCGTGTCGTCGACGAAGAAGTCAGCCTCGGTGACTTCGTGCTGTCGGGCGGCGAATTGCCGGCAATGGCGTTGATGGATGCGGTCGTGCGTCAGTTGCCTGGCGTGCTGAACGACTCACAGTCGGCGGTGCAGGATAGTTTCGCGGACGTGGTGCTCGATTGTCCGCACTACACGCGTCCCGAGGAATACGAGGGCGTGCGGGTGCCTGACGTGCTGCTCGGCGGCCATCATGCGGAAATCGAAGCGTGGCGGCGGCGCGAAGCATTGCGCAACACATTGAACAAACGGCCCGATCTGATCGTGAAGGCCAGAAAGAACAGAATGCTGAGCCGTGCCGACGAGGCGTGGCTCGCAAGTCTCGCGAAGGAAGAGCCGAAGGCGTGA
- the rimM gene encoding ribosome maturation factor RimM (Essential for efficient processing of 16S rRNA) has protein sequence MSERDSSSSDRAKAASHAKASGQASFGAFVRKPAERTDGKAKEVQTDVANAGSDVAEMRIETAASWPADAVEVGAIVDAYGLKGWVKVAAHADAGRGGDALLSAKRWWLLKGQERKSAASLQAKTHSDSVVARLGGVADRDAALALRGTRVYISRSEFPTLEADEFYWIDLIGLDVVNLAGVRLGKVASMIDNGAQSVLRIEYPVIDKNGKPVAGERLIPFVGVFVKTVDQAAKQIVVDWEADF, from the coding sequence ATGTCCGAGCGTGATTCCAGCAGCTCTGATCGCGCCAAGGCAGCTTCACACGCAAAGGCGTCTGGTCAGGCGTCGTTCGGCGCTTTCGTCCGCAAACCGGCCGAACGTACCGACGGCAAGGCGAAAGAGGTGCAAACCGACGTCGCGAACGCCGGTTCCGACGTGGCAGAAATGCGCATCGAAACGGCGGCAAGCTGGCCGGCCGATGCGGTCGAGGTCGGCGCAATCGTCGACGCTTATGGCCTCAAAGGCTGGGTCAAGGTAGCCGCGCACGCGGATGCCGGGCGGGGCGGCGACGCCTTGCTGAGCGCGAAGCGCTGGTGGCTGCTGAAAGGCCAGGAGCGCAAATCGGCGGCGTCCTTACAGGCCAAAACGCATAGCGATAGTGTGGTCGCCCGTCTGGGTGGCGTCGCTGACCGCGATGCGGCGCTGGCTTTGCGAGGCACTCGCGTGTACATCAGCCGTAGCGAGTTTCCGACGCTCGAAGCCGACGAATTTTACTGGATCGATCTGATCGGGCTGGACGTGGTGAATCTCGCCGGAGTCCGCCTTGGCAAGGTCGCCAGCATGATCGACAACGGCGCGCAGTCGGTGCTGCGCATCGAATATCCGGTTATCGATAAAAACGGCAAGCCGGTCGCTGGCGAGCGCTTGATCCCGTTCGTCGGCGTCTTTGTCAAAACGGTGGACCAGGCGGCAAAGCAGATCGTCGTCGACTGGGAAGCTGACTTTTGA
- the rpsP gene encoding 30S ribosomal protein S16, protein MVIIRLARGGSKKRPFYNIVATDSRSRRDGRFIERVGFYNPVATKGESLRIAQDRLTYWQGVGAQLSPTVERLVKEAQKAQPAA, encoded by the coding sequence ATGGTCATCATCCGCTTGGCTCGTGGCGGCTCCAAGAAGCGCCCGTTCTACAACATCGTCGCCACCGATTCGCGCAGCCGTCGCGACGGCCGCTTCATCGAGCGCGTGGGTTTCTACAACCCGGTCGCTACGAAGGGCGAATCCCTGCGTATCGCTCAGGACCGCCTGACGTACTGGCAAGGTGTTGGCGCACAACTGTCGCCGACCGTCGAGCGTCTCGTGAAGGAAGCGCAAAAGGCGCAGCCGGCTGCTTGA
- a CDS encoding PQQ-dependent sugar dehydrogenase translates to MLFRRFAGSDRPARSRILLVVAAALLAAQALTANAALPIAKIKLPPGFHIGVLSDDVPSARAMTLSPKGILYVGSLDGHVYALELQSGRATGRHVIASGLEMPAGVAWHDGALYVSAVSKIVRFDAIDAHLNDPPKGVVVTDKLPADTHHGWKFIAFGPDGKLYVPQGAPCNVCQKDPDRFALIARMDPDGSHYQVVARGIRNSVGFAWHPVTHELWFTDNGRDLLGDDIPSDKLNRAPRVGMNFGFPYCHGGDTPDPEFGKDHSCSEFTPPVVKLGAHVAALGMRFYDGPMFPADYRNNIFIAEHGSWNRSKKVGYRIVRVITDPDGKHARQQVFAEGWLQPGESVWGRPADVLPLPDGSLLISDDTAGAIYRVTYAAP, encoded by the coding sequence ATCCTTTTCCGGCGCTTTGCCGGATCTGATCGCCCGGCGCGGAGCCGGATTCTACTGGTGGTGGCGGCCGCGTTGCTCGCCGCGCAGGCGTTAACGGCAAACGCCGCGCTACCCATCGCAAAAATCAAGCTGCCGCCGGGCTTTCACATCGGGGTGTTGTCGGATGACGTGCCCAGCGCGCGGGCGATGACGTTGTCGCCCAAGGGCATTCTCTATGTGGGCAGCCTGGATGGACACGTCTATGCGCTCGAGCTGCAGAGCGGTCGCGCAACGGGCCGCCACGTGATCGCGTCGGGGTTGGAGATGCCGGCCGGCGTCGCATGGCACGACGGCGCGCTGTATGTGTCGGCGGTGTCGAAAATCGTGCGCTTCGATGCGATCGACGCGCATCTGAACGATCCACCCAAAGGCGTCGTCGTCACCGACAAGCTGCCCGCGGACACGCATCACGGCTGGAAATTCATCGCGTTCGGCCCGGATGGCAAGCTCTATGTGCCGCAGGGCGCGCCGTGCAACGTTTGCCAGAAGGATCCGGACCGCTTTGCGCTGATCGCCCGCATGGATCCAGACGGTAGCCACTATCAGGTCGTCGCGCGTGGCATCCGCAATTCGGTCGGCTTCGCGTGGCATCCGGTCACGCACGAACTGTGGTTCACCGACAACGGTCGCGACCTGCTCGGCGATGACATTCCGAGCGACAAGCTCAACCGCGCGCCACGGGTCGGCATGAATTTCGGCTTTCCGTACTGTCACGGCGGCGACACGCCCGACCCCGAATTCGGCAAGGATCATTCGTGCAGCGAATTCACACCGCCGGTGGTCAAGCTCGGCGCGCACGTGGCGGCGCTGGGCATGCGCTTCTACGACGGCCCGATGTTTCCGGCCGACTACCGCAACAATATCTTCATCGCCGAGCACGGCTCGTGGAACCGCAGCAAGAAAGTCGGCTACCGGATCGTGCGCGTCATCACCGATCCGGACGGCAAGCACGCGCGCCAGCAAGTCTTTGCCGAAGGCTGGCTACAACCCGGCGAATCGGTCTGGGGCCGCCCCGCCGACGTGCTGCCGTTGCCAGACGGTTCGCTACTGATCAGCGACGATACTGCCGGCGCGATCTATCGCGTCACGTATGCGGCGCCGTAG
- a CDS encoding NINE protein codes for MSTVASSSPRFRSKTLTAALAFLFGSLGAHRFYLYGTRDIYGWAHLLGTLIGIPGLMLLIASERASILGWVLASIGAVSLFAAFLAALVYGLRPDQKWDAQFNAHTERKSRSGWTVVFVVIFSLLIGAFLLMTSLAFAFQTYFESQLEAARSISQ; via the coding sequence ATGTCCACCGTCGCCTCGAGTTCCCCGCGCTTCAGATCCAAGACGCTCACCGCCGCGCTGGCGTTCCTGTTCGGCAGCCTCGGCGCCCACCGCTTCTATCTGTACGGCACACGAGACATCTACGGCTGGGCGCACCTGCTCGGCACGCTGATCGGCATTCCCGGCCTGATGCTGCTGATCGCGTCAGAGCGTGCGTCGATCCTCGGCTGGGTGCTCGCGTCGATTGGGGCGGTCTCGTTGTTTGCCGCGTTTCTGGCGGCGCTCGTCTACGGGCTGCGTCCGGATCAGAAATGGGATGCGCAATTCAACGCTCACACAGAACGCAAAAGCCGCTCGGGTTGGACGGTCGTTTTCGTCGTGATTTTTTCGCTGCTGATCGGTGCGTTTCTACTGATGACCAGTCTCGCGTTCGCCTTCCAGACCTACTTCGAAAGTCAGCTTGAAGCGGCCAGGTCGATTTCGCAGTAA
- a CDS encoding PA0069 family radical SAM protein, which produces MLLLAWPAVDDADTSDIPEFPIAPPAPRKGRGAVTNLQGRYEVDQREAVDDGWQTADEDGEPKVLRTQVFEERAKTILTRNASPDIPFNVSLNPYRGCEHGCIYCFARPTHSYLGLSPGLDFESRIYAKINAPELLERDLSKKSYVPEPIALGVATDAWQPAERDLRLTRRVIEVLSERNHPFAAITKSSLIERDIDLLAPMAERGQFMAAITITTLDADIARTLEPRAATPSRRLRTIRTLSEAGIPVGVSIAPVIPFVTEPDLERVLEACTQAGASNASYIVLRLPWEVAPLFKDWLSAHFPERAERVMSRVRDMRGGKDYDSSFSTRMKGEGLWADLLRQRFQKAVCRLGLNGRERGILDMSHFRRIGPPRPEQASAQARDNPQLRLF; this is translated from the coding sequence ATGCTTTTGCTTGCGTGGCCCGCCGTGGATGACGCCGACACCTCTGACATTCCCGAATTTCCGATCGCGCCGCCGGCGCCTCGCAAGGGGCGCGGCGCGGTCACGAACCTGCAAGGCCGCTACGAAGTCGACCAGCGCGAGGCCGTCGACGACGGCTGGCAGACAGCCGACGAAGACGGTGAGCCGAAGGTCCTGCGCACGCAAGTGTTCGAGGAGCGCGCGAAAACGATCCTCACGCGCAATGCGTCGCCGGACATTCCGTTCAACGTGTCGCTCAATCCGTATCGCGGCTGCGAGCACGGCTGCATCTATTGCTTCGCGCGGCCCACGCATAGCTATCTGGGCTTGTCGCCCGGACTTGATTTCGAAAGCCGCATCTACGCGAAGATCAACGCGCCGGAACTGCTCGAGCGGGACCTATCGAAGAAATCCTACGTACCGGAGCCGATCGCACTCGGCGTCGCGACCGACGCATGGCAACCGGCCGAGCGAGACCTGCGTCTTACGCGTCGGGTGATAGAGGTGCTCAGCGAGCGCAACCATCCGTTCGCGGCGATCACCAAATCGTCGCTGATCGAGCGCGACATCGACTTGCTCGCACCGATGGCGGAGCGCGGGCAATTCATGGCGGCGATCACCATCACCACGCTGGACGCCGATATCGCACGCACGCTCGAGCCGCGCGCGGCCACCCCGTCGCGCCGGCTGCGAACGATCCGTACGCTGAGCGAGGCGGGCATTCCGGTCGGCGTCAGCATCGCGCCGGTGATCCCGTTCGTCACCGAACCGGACCTGGAGCGCGTGCTCGAAGCCTGCACGCAAGCGGGCGCCAGCAATGCGAGCTATATCGTGCTGCGGCTGCCGTGGGAAGTCGCGCCGTTATTCAAGGATTGGCTGAGCGCTCATTTTCCGGAACGGGCCGAGCGCGTGATGAGCCGTGTGCGCGACATGCGGGGCGGCAAGGATTACGACTCGTCGTTTTCGACCCGCATGAAGGGGGAGGGCTTATGGGCGGATTTGCTCAGGCAGCGCTTTCAAAAGGCCGTGTGCCGCTTGGGGCTAAACGGGCGCGAGCGCGGCATTCTCGACATGTCCCACTTTCGCCGGATCGGGCCACCACGCCCCGAGCAGGCAAGCGCACAGGCGCGCGACAATCCGCAACTTAGGCTTTTCTAG
- a CDS encoding Lrp/AsnC ligand binding domain-containing protein yields the protein MRTQRQPVRALDKLDHKILRFLQQDGRMAMKDLAERVGLSVTPCIERVKRMERDGVITGYYARVNPAELGAALLVFVEITLDHKSGNMFDQFRREVQKIPEVLECHLVSGDFDYLIKARIGEMADYRKLLGDILLQLPGAVQSKSYVVMEEIKETLTIAVGE from the coding sequence ATGCGGACCCAGCGCCAGCCCGTGCGGGCTCTCGACAAGCTTGATCACAAGATCCTGCGGTTTCTGCAGCAGGACGGCCGAATGGCGATGAAGGATCTGGCGGAGCGGGTGGGACTGTCGGTGACGCCGTGCATCGAGCGCGTCAAGCGGATGGAGCGCGACGGCGTGATCACCGGCTACTACGCACGCGTGAACCCGGCCGAGTTGGGCGCGGCGTTGCTCGTGTTCGTCGAGATAACGCTCGATCACAAGAGCGGCAATATGTTCGACCAGTTCCGGCGCGAGGTGCAGAAGATCCCCGAGGTGCTCGAATGTCACCTGGTGTCGGGCGATTTCGACTATTTGATCAAGGCGCGCATCGGCGAAATGGCCGACTACCGAAAATTGCTCGGCGACATCCTGCTGCAGCTGCCGGGCGCGGTGCAGTCGAAGAGCTACGTGGTGATGGAGGAAATCAAGGAAACGCTGACGATTGCAGTGGGCGAGTAA
- a CDS encoding D-amino acid dehydrogenase, protein MRVVVLGSGVVGVTSAYYLARAGHEVTVIDREAGPALETSFANAGQISPGYASPWAAPGVPLKALKWMFQKHAPLAIRLDGTAFQLQWMWQMLQNCTAARYAVNKGRMVRLAEYSRDCLQALRADTGIRYEGRTGGTLQVFRTQQQFDGAAKDIAVLQEANVPYELLTADELARAEPALGAVSHKLTGGLRLPGDETGDCQMFTTRLAALAEELGVKFRYNTSVDALAMAGGRVAGVQCGGELVRADSFVVALGSYSTRFLDGIVKIPVYPLKGYSITAPIVNAAAAPVSTVLDETYKIAITRFDDRIRVGGMAEIVGFDKSLRNARRETLELSVNELFPGGGDTSKATFWTGLRPMTPDGTPIVGRTPVPNLFLNTGHGTLGWTMSCGSGQLLADLMSGKQPAIRADDLSVHRYLGETTGEHRPAYA, encoded by the coding sequence ATGCGAGTCGTCGTTTTGGGCAGTGGCGTCGTCGGCGTGACGAGTGCGTATTACCTCGCGCGCGCCGGTCACGAAGTGACCGTCATCGATCGCGAAGCTGGCCCAGCGCTGGAAACCAGCTTCGCCAACGCGGGCCAGATCTCGCCCGGCTATGCGTCGCCGTGGGCCGCGCCGGGCGTGCCTCTGAAGGCGCTCAAGTGGATGTTCCAGAAGCACGCGCCACTCGCGATCCGCCTCGACGGCACCGCGTTCCAGTTGCAATGGATGTGGCAGATGCTGCAGAACTGCACGGCGGCGCGCTATGCGGTCAACAAGGGCCGCATGGTGCGGCTCGCCGAATACAGCCGCGACTGCCTGCAGGCGCTGCGCGCCGACACAGGCATCCGGTACGAAGGCCGCACCGGCGGCACACTGCAGGTGTTCCGCACGCAGCAGCAGTTCGACGGCGCCGCGAAAGACATCGCCGTGCTCCAGGAAGCGAACGTGCCATACGAGCTGCTGACGGCCGACGAACTCGCGAGGGCCGAGCCGGCGCTCGGCGCGGTGTCGCACAAGCTGACCGGTGGGCTGCGCCTGCCCGGCGACGAAACCGGCGACTGCCAGATGTTCACGACGCGCCTCGCGGCGCTCGCCGAAGAGCTGGGCGTCAAGTTCCGCTATAACACGTCGGTCGACGCGCTCGCGATGGCGGGCGGCCGCGTCGCGGGCGTACAGTGCGGCGGCGAGCTGGTGCGCGCGGATTCGTTCGTGGTCGCGCTCGGTTCGTATTCGACGCGCTTCCTCGATGGCATCGTGAAGATCCCGGTCTATCCGCTAAAGGGCTATTCGATCACCGCACCGATCGTCAACGCGGCTGCCGCGCCGGTATCGACCGTGCTCGACGAGACCTACAAGATTGCGATCACGCGCTTCGACGACCGCATTCGCGTCGGCGGCATGGCGGAGATCGTCGGCTTCGACAAGTCGCTGCGCAACGCGCGCCGCGAGACGCTCGAGCTGTCTGTGAACGAGCTTTTCCCGGGCGGCGGCGACACGTCCAAGGCGACGTTCTGGACCGGTCTGCGGCCGATGACACCGGACGGCACGCCGATCGTCGGCCGCACGCCAGTGCCGAACCTGTTCCTGAACACCGGCCATGGCACGCTCGGCTGGACGATGTCGTGCGGCTCGGGTCAACTGCTCGCCGACCTGATGTCGGGCAAGCAGCCGGCGATTCGCGCGGACGATCTGTCGGTGCATCGCTATCTCGGCGAGACCACGGGCGAGCATCGGCCGGCTTATGCGTGA
- a CDS encoding acyl-CoA dehydrogenase translates to MSYTAPIKDMLFVMKELAGLEDIAKLPGFEDANLDTAQAVLDESAKLCGEVLAPLNVDGDRNPSSWKDGVVTATPGFRDAFRQFAEGGWQGVQHPLDYEGQGLPKLIATPCVEMLNASNLSFALCPLLTDGAIEALLTAGSETQKQTFVPKLISGEWTGTMNLTEPQAGSDLALVRTRAEPQGDGSFKLFGTKIFITWGEHDMAKNIVHLVLARTLNAPEGVKGISLFLVPKFLVNEDGSLGERNDVHCVSIEHKLGIKASPTAVLQFGDHGGALGQLIGEENRGLEYMFIMMNAARFAVGMQGVAISDRAYQKALGYAKERVQSRPVDGSAKQSVAIIQHPDVRRMLSTMRSLTEASRALAYVAASHCDVAHCHPDGATRAKHQAIYEYLVPIVKGWSTELSIDVTSLGVQVHGGMGFIEETGAAQYYRDARILPIYEGTTAIQANDLIGRKTLRDGGKVAKELLAGIGETVEALGVEQGAAFASMKTQLAQGQRALGAVVDFVVANAKSDPNAVFAGSVPYLKLAGIVLGGWQMARAQLAAATKHAEDPAFHDAKIATARFYAEHVLPQAAALEVAIVSAKGGEGMLALSEDQF, encoded by the coding sequence ATGAGCTATACGGCGCCCATCAAGGACATGCTGTTCGTGATGAAAGAACTGGCCGGACTCGAAGACATCGCGAAGCTGCCCGGCTTCGAAGACGCGAACCTCGACACGGCGCAAGCCGTGCTCGACGAATCGGCGAAACTATGCGGCGAAGTCCTCGCACCGCTGAACGTCGACGGCGATCGCAATCCGAGCAGCTGGAAGGATGGCGTCGTCACCGCGACGCCCGGTTTCAGGGACGCGTTCCGCCAGTTCGCCGAGGGCGGCTGGCAGGGCGTGCAGCATCCGCTCGACTATGAGGGGCAGGGGCTGCCGAAGCTGATCGCGACGCCGTGCGTCGAAATGCTCAATGCGTCGAATTTGTCGTTCGCGTTGTGTCCTTTGCTGACCGACGGCGCGATCGAAGCACTATTGACCGCCGGCAGCGAAACGCAGAAACAGACCTTTGTGCCGAAGCTGATCTCTGGCGAGTGGACGGGCACGATGAACCTGACCGAGCCGCAGGCTGGCTCCGATCTCGCGCTCGTGCGCACGCGCGCCGAGCCCCAGGGCGATGGTTCGTTCAAGCTGTTCGGCACGAAGATTTTCATTACGTGGGGCGAGCACGACATGGCGAAGAACATCGTCCATCTCGTACTGGCGCGCACACTGAACGCGCCCGAAGGCGTGAAGGGCATTTCGCTGTTTCTCGTGCCGAAGTTTCTCGTCAACGAGGATGGCTCGCTCGGGGAGCGCAACGACGTGCATTGCGTGTCGATCGAGCACAAGCTCGGCATCAAGGCGAGCCCGACCGCGGTGCTGCAGTTCGGCGATCACGGCGGCGCGCTCGGTCAGCTGATCGGCGAAGAGAATCGCGGCCTCGAATACATGTTCATCATGATGAACGCCGCGCGTTTCGCGGTCGGCATGCAAGGTGTCGCGATCTCGGATCGCGCGTATCAGAAGGCGCTCGGGTATGCGAAGGAGCGCGTGCAGAGCCGCCCTGTTGATGGCTCCGCGAAGCAGTCCGTGGCGATCATCCAGCACCCGGATGTGCGCCGCATGCTGTCGACGATGCGCAGCCTCACCGAGGCGTCGCGCGCGCTCGCATACGTCGCGGCCTCGCATTGCGACGTCGCGCATTGTCATCCGGACGGGGCGACGCGCGCGAAGCATCAGGCGATCTACGAATACCTGGTGCCGATCGTCAAGGGCTGGAGCACGGAACTGTCGATCGATGTCACGAGCCTCGGCGTGCAGGTGCATGGCGGCATGGGCTTCATCGAGGAAACCGGCGCGGCGCAGTACTACCGCGACGCGCGCATTCTGCCGATCTACGAAGGCACGACCGCGATTCAGGCCAACGACCTGATCGGTCGCAAGACGCTGCGCGACGGCGGCAAGGTCGCGAAGGAGCTGCTTGCCGGCATCGGTGAAACGGTCGAAGCGCTTGGCGTGGAGCAGGGCGCGGCGTTCGCGTCGATGAAGACGCAACTCGCGCAGGGGCAGCGCGCGCTCGGCGCAGTCGTCGATTTCGTCGTCGCGAATGCGAAGAGCGATCCGAATGCGGTGTTCGCGGGCAGTGTGCCCTATCTGAAGCTTGCGGGCATCGTGTTAGGCGGCTGGCAGATGGCGCGTGCGCAGCTTGCCGCGGCGACGAAGCACGCCGAGGATCCCGCGTTTCATGACGCGAAGATTGCGACCGCGCGGTTTTACGCCGAGCATGTGCTGCCGCAAGCGGCGGCGCTCGAAGTGGCGATCGTCAGCGCGAAGGGAGGCGAGGGCATGCTGGCTTTGTCGGAAGATCAGTTCTGA